In Flammeovirgaceae bacterium, the sequence AAACGAGCTCATTGGCGAAATCATTTCATTGCTGCAATCTCCGGCTAAGAACGTTATCTCGGCTCTGTTAAGTGGCGAGCATAAGGTAGCCGGGCTGGTTAAAGCATTAGAAACACGTGGTAAATAATTGTTGAATCAAAAATTTTAAATCTAAAGTTAACATGGCGGACATTAAATCACTCGGAGATCAACTTGTTGAACTCACCGTAAAAGAAGTAAACGAACTGGCATCCTACCTGAAGGAAACCTATGGCATTGAACCGGCCGCTGCAGCGGTTGCAGTTGCAGGCCCTGCTGCCGGTGGTGGCGCTGGCGCTCCTGCTGCTGAAAAAACCAACTTCGATGTTGTGTTAAAAGCCCCCGGTGCCAACAAACTTCAAATCGTAAAGCTGGTGAAAGAACTTACCGGTCTTGGCCTGAAAGAAGCTAAAGATGTGGTAGACGGTGCACCGAAAACCATAAAAGAAGGATTACCGAAAGACGAAGCCGAAAACCTGAAGAAGCAACTCGTTGAGGCTGGTGCCGAAGTTGAGTTGAAGTAACTTCTTGAAGACGCTGGGTACCGTCTGAAAAGTAAGGTTCAGACCTCGCCCCGGTTGCAAGCCGGAGTGAGGTCTATTCCTGTTTATACGTGGCCTGTTACCCGCCACAAAACCGTCCGGGACTTGAACATTAAACGTTAACACCTTGGCAAAGAAAAATAGCAATGGTAGAATCGACTTTTCTAAAATTGAAAAGGTAATCGACTACCCTGATTTTCTGGATGTACAACTCCAGTCGTTTAAAGATTTTTTACAAATAGATACCCCTGCCGAAAAACGGCAGAACGAAGGCTTGTATAAAGTTTTTGCAGAAAACTTCCCCATATCCGATTCGCGCGAAAACTTTGTGCTCGAATTCGTTGACTACACCATCGATCCGCCAAAGTATAATGTGGATGAGTGTATAGACCGCGGATTAACTTTCTCGGTTCCGCTGAAAGCCAAACTGCGCCTCACCTGCAACGATGAGGATAATGAAGATTTTGAAACCATTGAACAGGAAGTGTTTCTGGGCAATATCCCTTACATGACGGAAAAGGGCTCATTTGTTATTAATGGTGCTGAGCGGGTAATCGTTTCGCAGTTGCACCGTTCACCGGGTGTGTTCTTTGCCATGAGCAAGCACACCAACGGTACCAAACTGTACTCCGCCCGGATTATCCCGTTCAAAGGATCGTGGATAGAGTTTGCTACCGATGTTAACGCGGTAATGTACGCTTATATCGACCGTAAGAAAAAGTTCCCCGTAACCACTTTGCTTCGCGCAATTGGTTATGGAACCGATAAAGATATTCTCGATTTGTTCGGCCTTTCCGAAGAAGTGGAGGCCAACAAAAACACCCTGAAGAAAGTAGCCGGCCGCAAACTGGCCGCCC encodes:
- the rplL gene encoding 50S ribosomal protein L7/L12 is translated as MADIKSLGDQLVELTVKEVNELASYLKETYGIEPAAAAVAVAGPAAGGGAGAPAAEKTNFDVVLKAPGANKLQIVKLVKELTGLGLKEAKDVVDGAPKTIKEGLPKDEAENLKKQLVEAGAEVELK